TGCAGTGAGAACAGAGGGTATAGATCGGCCGATACAGATTTTGATCACGAGCGTCTTTTGACGGGAACAACTTTATGACGTTCTCAGACAGAGACTGACATAGACGGACACCAATGCCAATCAGAATCGATTCCAGCGGAGGAGACACGCCACCCGTTAAACCCGGCACGAACGGCCACGAACTGCTCACGGTGTTGCTCGACCATCCCGACATGGGGTTCAGCCCGAAGGAACTGACGGAACTGACTGACGTGCCGCATTCCAGTGTCCACAAGACCCTCTCCCGACTCCAGGAGAAGGGTCTTGTTCGGAAGGTCGATTCCTACTGGGCGGTTGCCGAGGACGTCGCAGCCTCGGAGGTTGCGAACGCAGTGAGCCTCCAGCAAATCGAGGCCGAGTATGGCGACGACGCCTACGGCGACGATGACGAATGGGCCGACGAAGCGCCGGATTTAGGAGAAAACGCGTAGGATGGCCTACGCACAAGGCAGTGTTGTCCTCGCGCCAGCAACGTTCAAAAGCGGGGTCCGGCCGTATCTCGTCGTCTCGAACCGGAACCGACCGTTCTTCGGCGATCGATATACGGTTGCAGTCATCACGTCGACTGAGCGGGAGACGGCAGTTGAACTGACGGTCGATTCGCTCACCGAAGGCGAACTGAAGACGTATCCGAGTTACGTGAGTCCGTGGTCGCTACACGTCTTTCCCCACCAAGAGAGCACCAAGCGTGTGGCGCAGGTCGACGACTCAACCATGACTACCGTCGCAGACGGTATACACGAACTGACTCGAGTACTGTGATGAATCGATTCTCTGTACTGACCGACTCGCTCGCGAACGACTGATCTAGGGTCGACCACCCTTCATGGGCGTCGACGGCAACGGCGCAGCGCATTACTGGGACAGCTACGAGTTCGCCGTCGCTGTTGTTTCGGTTGATGGTGAGGGAGAGACGGTCGAGCTGGCGGCGACGCCCTTTGAGACGCTTTCGGAGTGGTGCGAATACACTCGTGGCGAGCGTGGGTGGGACATCGGCCCGCACGTCGGTGGCTTGCTGGTTGGGGATCTTGTTCGAGGTGTTGAAGCATGAGCGAGGTGTCGGTCGTCGACGCGAACGGCTTCGTGTATGAGCCTGTCCGTGTGGTCCCAAGCGGAAGATCGAGTTCGAACCGCGGTCAGATGGTGGGTTCGAGCGCATCGAGGCCGTCTGGAACGGCTGTCAGTGGCGGGTCACTGGGCGGGAGGTCGTGACGACGATGCGGCGGATCTAAGCGCCACTCTGGATTTCTTCACTGGAATCGCGCAGAAACGGCTGGTCAGTACGCGTGCGAACGGACCGCTACAATTCCTGTCAGTTTCAAATACTGTTCTGAGTGCCCTGAAAGATACAGGGCGCGTATCTCGCACGAGGTAAGTTCAGAACAGAGCGGCCAAATCGGCGTTCTGGGTTTAGGTTTCCCATTTGAGGTCAAAATCTACTGTTTCCATCTCTTTCGTTGCCTCCTCGTACTCACTCCGCAGAATGGTGAACCGACGCTGATCCGTTACTTCACCATTGGGACGTGGTAAGTGCTGCCTCAACAGCCCTTCGTGGCGGCCATCGTACTTCTACAGTATGTGATGACCTCCAAGCGAGTCGAGATTGTTCTCCAAGAGCCAGCGCTGGGCGAGAGCGGCCGACTGCTCGACACCGGCTGGTTGGATGGTTATCGTGTCGGCGACGCTCGGCCAGCGTCGCAGCGGCGTGTAACCTGAAGATATCCGTCCGGACAATCCCAGAGACGACATCGGCAAGTTGTTCGAGCGTGTCTCGACCGACAGCGCCGTATCGAAGCCTCTTCCGAGCACAAGCATACAAAATATC
The Haloarcula sp. CBA1129 genome window above contains:
- a CDS encoding helix-turn-helix domain-containing protein, with translation MPIRIDSSGGDTPPVKPGTNGHELLTVLLDHPDMGFSPKELTELTDVPHSSVHKTLSRLQEKGLVRKVDSYWAVAEDVAASEVANAVSLQQIEAEYGDDAYGDDDEWADEAPDLGENA
- a CDS encoding type II toxin-antitoxin system PemK/MazF family toxin — translated: MAYAQGSVVLAPATFKSGVRPYLVVSNRNRPFFGDRYTVAVITSTERETAVELTVDSLTEGELKTYPSYVSPWSLHVFPHQESTKRVAQVDDSTMTTVADGIHELTRVL